From a single Silene latifolia isolate original U9 population chromosome 6, ASM4854445v1, whole genome shotgun sequence genomic region:
- the LOC141586059 gene encoding E3 ubiquitin-protein ligase At1g63170-like, with the protein MSIENSWRLLRRIWLILRMHVVIVLVAAVAMVLKKGETTKVPLRLWLVGYGVLRVIQSVCVCVEYGRSDNRLTIDIDSFTKPLVSIKSVLILFWWITGFYWMYFGGKTLANDAPNLYWLTAIVLAFDLFVSVIIPVAIACTLVAASVYCLAFISSILRLLSIQYGSSQKLIAEMIQNIVMFLNYDARESVRRSMNEAANDTPTLHALSTENAVCGICRKGYEDGRLAYELPCGHLVHRLCVSDWLQETLF; encoded by the exons ATGTCAATCGAAAACAGCTGGCGACTACTACGACGAATATGGCTGATACTCCGTATGCACGTGGTTATAGTGTTGGTCGCGGCTGTTGCAATGGTCCTGAAAAAGGGTGAAACAACCAAAGTTCCACTAAGGTTGTGGCTTGTTGGATATGGAGTTTTACGTGTTATTCAGAGTGTTTGTGTTTGCGTTGAGTATGGACGAAGCGATAATCGTCTTACTATTGACATAGATAG TTTTACAAAGCCTTTGGTGTCAATAAAATCAGTGCTAATATTGTTTTGGTGGATAACTGGATTCTACTGGATGTATTTTGGAGGGAAAACGCTTGCAAATGATGCACCAAATCTATATTG GCTCACAGCAATAGTTTTGGCATTTGACCTCTTCGTAAGTGTTATTATTCCTGTTGCCATAGCATGCACCCTTGTCGCAGCTAGCGTCTATTGCCTCGCATTCATAAGCTCAATTCTAAGACTTTTGTCGATTCAG TACGGATCAAGTCAAAAGCTTATTGCAGAGATGATACAGAACATTGTCATGTTCCTAAATTATGATGCTCGGGAATCAGTTCGTAGATCTATGAACGAAGCCGCCAATGACACACCTACTTTGCATGCTCTTTCTACAGAGAATGCT GTGTGTGGGATCTGCCGTAAAGGTTATGAGGATGGACGCCTAGCATATGAACTTCCCTGCGGGCACCTTGTTCACCGTCTTTGCGTCAGCGATTGGCTACAAGAAACTTTATTCTGA